In Chryseobacterium lactis, a single genomic region encodes these proteins:
- a CDS encoding winged helix-turn-helix transcriptional regulator has product MKKNELMQYSCPLGKAMAALGSKWKPIIVLVIKDRKLRFGELAVRINVISRKVLTDQLREMESDGLVIREEFKELPPRVEYSLTEKGLALLPILYLLEEWEAKYQVKGLHSDKDCSFLNEDVKNKKAVNV; this is encoded by the coding sequence ATGAAAAAGAATGAATTAATGCAATATAGCTGTCCTTTAGGCAAAGCCATGGCTGCCCTGGGAAGCAAATGGAAGCCCATTATCGTCCTGGTGATCAAAGACAGAAAGCTGCGTTTTGGAGAACTGGCAGTACGCATTAATGTAATTTCCAGAAAGGTGCTTACGGATCAATTAAGAGAAATGGAAAGCGATGGTTTGGTCATTCGTGAAGAGTTTAAAGAACTTCCTCCAAGAGTGGAATATTCACTTACGGAAAAAGGATTGGCACTATTACCTATTCTATATCTGCTGGAAGAATGGGAAGCAAAATATCAGGTGAAAGGATTGCATTCGGATAAAGATTGTTCTTTTTTGAATGAGGATGTAAAAAATAAAAAGGCTGTCAATGTTTGA
- a CDS encoding carboxymuconolactone decarboxylase family protein gives MNYKEIAKETIGNLYRAHNSIRKSGIDEKLIALAELRVSQINSCAYCCSYHAKELSDFGFEQDVINRLPGWKHTNVFNDRQKLVLGWAEAVTYNNDDWYEMREKLIQQFTEREIVELTTSITLMSTLNRLRITLAEEE, from the coding sequence ATGAATTACAAAGAAATTGCAAAAGAAACCATTGGAAATCTGTATAGAGCCCACAACAGCATTAGAAAATCCGGTATAGATGAAAAATTAATTGCCCTCGCCGAGCTCAGAGTATCTCAAATCAATAGCTGTGCTTATTGCTGTAGTTACCATGCTAAAGAACTGTCTGATTTTGGCTTTGAGCAGGATGTCATCAACAGGCTACCAGGCTGGAAACATACCAATGTCTTCAATGATCGGCAAAAACTTGTTTTAGGCTGGGCAGAAGCCGTTACTTACAACAATGATGACTGGTATGAAATGAGAGAGAAATTAATACAACAATTTACAGAAAGAGAAATTGTAGAACTGACTACAAGTATTACTTTGATGAGTACTTTAAATAGATTGCGTATTACATTGGCTGAAGAGGAATAA
- a CDS encoding DUF7003 family protein, with translation MKRAFIIYMLFTLFFCKAQKYTETEILDQLDLAFNGKPSQYFPQKKSGEIQYNFFLDLEHGYFMTAGNRIHLYANDEGQWAVVFEKNGYQNRATRAEIELNYIGNCINYSKERYSDINYTSNTNYIVLIDGDEFTRIENKEGNDQETFEYIGEQIKEIKIHNQFVPFNPNYRDYEKVGIKIANFDNGKRLVGFGDLIRYYNEVNPSLLYASEDEIKMHIPKKLKKIMTIDKFHYDRTVLPSKQETYKMIAKILVSGDSSYWRPVLLFNNHWSTWESGNL, from the coding sequence AAAAGTATACAGAAACTGAAATTTTAGATCAATTAGATTTGGCTTTTAATGGTAAACCAAGTCAGTATTTTCCTCAAAAAAAATCAGGTGAAATTCAATATAATTTTTTTCTGGATTTGGAACATGGTTATTTTATGACAGCAGGAAATCGAATACATTTATATGCAAACGATGAAGGGCAATGGGCTGTAGTTTTTGAAAAAAACGGATATCAAAATAGAGCAACAAGAGCAGAAATTGAGCTTAATTATATTGGTAACTGTATTAATTATTCCAAAGAAAGATATTCTGATATAAATTATACTAGTAATACTAATTATATTGTTCTAATTGATGGTGATGAATTCACAAGAATTGAAAATAAAGAAGGGAACGACCAAGAAACATTTGAATATATTGGAGAACAGATAAAAGAAATAAAAATTCATAATCAATTTGTGCCTTTTAATCCTAATTATAGAGATTATGAAAAAGTAGGTATTAAAATAGCGAACTTTGACAATGGTAAGAGGTTGGTAGGATTTGGAGATTTAATAAGATATTATAATGAGGTAAATCCCTCATTACTTTATGCTTCAGAAGATGAAATAAAAATGCATATTCCCAAAAAATTAAAAAAAATAATGACAATAGACAAGTTTCATTATGACAGAACAGTTTTACCAAGTAAACAGGAAACCTATAAGATGATAGCTAAGATTTTGGTTTCTGGAGATTCTTCTTATTGGAGACCTGTTTTGCTTTTTAACAATCATTGGAGTACATGGGAATCTGGAAACTTATAG